Proteins from one bacterium genomic window:
- the serS gene encoding serine--tRNA ligase translates to MLDLKYIRENPEIVRQAVQDKGDQADVDGLLRWDVARREIIARVEAGRAEQNRVTQKVAEMKKAKQDASEIIAEMKALSDRIKAWEEELRAVEEQIYEMQIRIPNIPHASVPKGDPSHNMEVKRWGDLPKIDFHPLPHYELAERLGLVDFSRGANLAGSSFVSYRGLGAKLERALINFMIDVHVEKHGYTEIFPPFVVKREVLFGTGQLPKLEEDMYHIPQDDLFLIPTAEVPVTNLHRGEVLDGEELPIRYTAYTPCFRREAGTYGKETRGLVRIHQFNKVEMVKFVKPESSYKELESLLAEAEEILQLLGLPYRVILLASGDLSFSATKCYDIEVYAQGMDKWLEVSSCSNFEDFQARRANIRFRAFKGAKPEYVHTLNGSGLALPRTVIALLENYQTDEGNVIVPPVLRPYLGVDTLKRCIPRTRV, encoded by the coding sequence AAGACAAGGGCGATCAGGCGGATGTGGACGGCCTGTTGAGATGGGACGTCGCCCGCCGTGAGATCATCGCGCGGGTGGAGGCCGGCCGCGCCGAACAAAACCGCGTCACCCAAAAGGTGGCGGAGATGAAAAAGGCCAAGCAGGACGCCAGCGAAATCATCGCGGAGATGAAAGCGCTTTCAGATCGCATCAAAGCATGGGAAGAAGAGCTGCGCGCGGTGGAGGAGCAGATCTATGAGATGCAGATCCGCATCCCCAACATCCCGCATGCCAGCGTGCCCAAAGGCGATCCATCCCACAACATGGAGGTCAAACGCTGGGGCGACCTGCCGAAAATCGATTTTCATCCTTTGCCCCATTACGAGCTGGCCGAACGGTTGGGCTTGGTGGATTTCAGCCGCGGCGCCAATCTGGCCGGCAGTTCCTTTGTCAGCTATCGCGGCCTTGGCGCTAAACTGGAACGGGCGCTGATCAATTTCATGATCGATGTGCACGTGGAGAAACACGGCTACACCGAGATCTTTCCGCCGTTTGTGGTCAAACGCGAGGTGCTCTTCGGCACCGGCCAACTGCCGAAACTGGAAGAGGACATGTACCACATTCCGCAGGACGATCTGTTTCTCATTCCCACGGCCGAAGTGCCGGTGACCAATCTACACCGCGGCGAGGTGTTGGACGGCGAGGAACTGCCCATCCGCTACACCGCCTACACCCCTTGTTTTCGGCGCGAGGCCGGCACCTATGGCAAAGAAACGCGCGGCTTGGTGCGCATCCATCAATTCAACAAGGTCGAGATGGTCAAGTTCGTCAAACCGGAATCGTCCTATAAGGAGTTAGAGAGCCTGCTGGCCGAGGCGGAAGAAATTTTACAGTTGTTGGGATTGCCCTATCGCGTCATCCTGCTGGCCAGCGGCGATTTGAGTTTTTCCGCAACCAAATGCTATGACATCGAGGTGTATGCCCAGGGGATGGATAAGTGGCTGGAGGTTTCTTCCTGCAGCAATTTTGAGGACTTTCAAGCCCGCCGCGCCAACATCCGCTTTCGTGCCTTCAAAGGGGCTAAACCGGAATATGTGCACACCCTCAACGGCTCCGGGCTGGCGCTGCCGAGAACAGTGATCGCCCTTTTGGAGAACTATCAGACCGATGAGGGTAACGTGATCGTGCCGCCGGTGCTGCGGCCCTATCTGGGTGTGGATACTCTCAAACGCTGCATTCCGCGAACCCGCGTCTAA